A window of Fragaria vesca subsp. vesca linkage group LG7, FraVesHawaii_1.0, whole genome shotgun sequence contains these coding sequences:
- the LOC101301728 gene encoding uncharacterized protein LOC101301728 yields the protein MKKVGAVEKMQVLEINLISGQGLKPPSGTLRRMKTYAVAWVESSHKIRTRVDKVGAENPTWNDRFLFKVSSEFLARETSGITIEIYAVGSFRDHLVGTVRLILSNFLDLDSKIPSFTALQIRRRSGRFHGVLNVAALVNHESEWSKELDDVSAIGYQDLMGKGESFRRRRRRDSLTRSTASFSGSESRENSSCNESVNSDSGDSLPSSPAYKSPSKLTSPAYKSPSKLSSPAYKSPSKATSPAAEKRALKEMNGVRDLAAGTKALRTAVPSDGARFLCCLLTTQRKVQSSEDR from the coding sequence ATGAAGAAAGTAGGCGCAGTGGAGAAGATGCAAGTCCTGGAGATCAACCTGATCTCCGGCCAGGGCTTGAAGCCTCCGTCGGGGACGCTACGGCGGATGAAGACCTACGCCGTCGCCTGGGTCGAGTCGAGCCACAAGATCCGGACCCGGGTCGACAAAGTCGGAGCCGAAAACCCGACTTGGAACGACCGCTTCCTCTTCAAAGTCTCCTCCGAATTCCTCGCCAGAGAAACCTCCGGGATCACGATCGAGATCTACGCCGTCGGATCCTTCCGCGACCATCTCGTCGGCACCGTCCGATTGATCCTCAGCAACTTTCTTGACCTGGATTCCAAGATCCCGTCCTTCACGGCGCTCCAGATCCGCCGGAGGTCCGGTAGGTTCCACGGCGTTCTCAACGTCGCCGCGCTGGTGAATCACGAGTCGGAGTGGTCCAAGGAGCTAGACGACGTCTCGGCGATCGGGTACCAAGATTTGATGGGGAAAGGCGAGAGCTTCCGGCGCCGGCGACGGAGGGACAGCCTGACTCGGTCGACGGCAAGCTTCTCCGGCAGCGAGTCGAGGGAGAATTCCTCGTGCAACGAGTCGGTTAACTCGGACAGCGGCGACTCTTTACCTTCGTCTCCGGCGTACAAATCGCCTTCGAAGCTGACGTCACCGGCGTACAAATCGCCTTCGAAGCTGAGTTCTCCGGCGTACAAATCGCCGTCGAAAGCGACATCGCCGGCGGCGGAGAAGAGGGCGCTGAAGGAGATGAACGGCGTGAGGGATCTAGCGGCCGGAACCAAGGCTCTGAGGACAGCTGTCCCATCGGACGGCGCCCGCTTCTTGTGCTGCTTGCTCACGACGCAGAGGAAGGTTCAGTCATCGGAGGATAGGTGA
- the LOC101301424 gene encoding BAG family molecular chaperone regulator 6-like — protein MMPMYRYMDSHPEQRNQTFSFPQYPYPPYQPNPPMASMPWPYGVNFGYPNSVPCHSCCNHNAAGYNGFRPSYPQTPMPSPVYFAGGYPAPYHEAFPVHYIPPPHYSMELPKYEYDKAMLGSHHCCGCPNHSHHNANKGVKIEEQESPDVVEKQANESLAPAQMKNYPYPILWIPPEYMKSGERSKLSGPEIVEQKKNPGDERPPASLKSHEEDQRRGLLPFDMDNIKSLMQGGNGERVQDQRSEDKKKENPFPSFWMPSYGNSHDGAGKKDKDMDAYQHKQNGERKSQLPFPFFWFPFENKQKDVGMEEKENEGSKKVDATAMIVPTKQAESSDNGTRVNEGKSAAPGVLERKEKDANQKVIPVKQMELPKKEDDSEDTKRRTREVPVKHVDDNLANKSSGSSAQSQSSSPKKTTKLPPVCLRVDPLPSKKKNGGGSSRSPSPPGHKKVQKETSTDTAKASAPCSLPEKLQQTQQPHDCISNHGKEVAPSKVEKVIEVADKGISEKKDSMHASQIPVDCKEASTKPTVGKAGKDGSKCEFNEDQGTGKSGDTTAQNVEEGKNTTESAKSDAAGSNFQKKRLSDVAAAVLIQSACRGFMVRRWEPLKKLKQIAELREQVNEIRNQITSLESSDLKKNDNQRVAIGETIMRLLLRLDSIQGLLPSVREIRRSLARELVLLQEKLDDITSKKSQDTAEEASIVKTVEEINSNGNTSVYMSEQQVEEAEKVHEEFPAGVSGNSQVDTEPCQGQVTHTMESLPVEVKVPELPEHRELDTASENSPYELPVPDAGQAVVADPVVASDAADHEQCGEAPSPAEDKADHSVVSAPELHAIPPESIEELCDVAVDNEPAASEPEKVEPLEMSKCELEQGGEVEITMSPDIASPIATDNVIDEKEAVIQEQADAKLPLGKTAGDSGAVSELKKDEEVRIEKENEISESEEESQGVPLPQQLQEGTMKEGCEVDKGFRVLDPEAEQQHQNDANKDGLLPVVSQTFESQALNLPVETSTHDVWHENGPSELIDGGDTGFLILGDADMPNQDEVRVERSGEESEDYKNLQVVTVEDNTEMQESKAESRDVDKEQSNAADHAKENVLLEKSESLPAPSIATEVSSGDGIVAGVEGARKLIEENEKLRETMQTLMVAGKDQLQVISDLTGRVKDLEKKLAKKKKLRTRRCSRAATSRSSCVKPSSNP, from the exons ATGATGCCAATGTACAGATACATGGATTCACACCCCGAGCAGAGAAACCAGACCTTCTCTTTCCCTCAATATCCTTATCCGCCTTACCAACCAAACCCACCTATGGCGAGTATGCCTTGGCCTTATGGTGTTAACTTTGGCTACCCAAATTCCGTGCCGTGTCATTCTTGCTGTAACCATAATGCTGCTGGTTATAATGGTTTCAGACCCTCCTACCCTCAAACTCCAATGCCATCACCTGTATATTTTGCCGGTGGTTATCCTGCTCCATATCACGAGGCCTTCCCCGTCCATTATATTCCTCCTCCTCATTATTCTATGGAGCTTCCTAAATATGAATATGACAAGGCCATGCTGGGAAGTCATCACTGTTGTGGATGTCCTAATCACAGCCACCACAATGCAAATAAGGGTGTGAAGATTGAAGAACAAGAATCACCAGATGTTGTTGAAAAGCAGGCAAATGAATCATTAGCTCCAGCTCAGATGAAGAACTACCCTTATCCAATTTTGTGGATTCCGCCAGAGTACATGAAGAGTGGGGAGCGAAGCAAGCTTTCTGGTCCGGAGATTGTAGAGCAAAAGAAGAATCCAGGTGATGAAAGGCCTCCTGCGAGTTTGAAATCTCATGAAGAAGATCAAAGGCGTGGTTTGTTACCTTTTGACATGGACAACATTAAATCTTTGATGCAAGGTGGAAATGGGGAGCGGGTTCAGGATCAACGGAGTGAGGACAAGAAAAAGGAAAATCCATTTCCAAGTTTTTGGATGCCCTCCTATGGCAATAGCCATGATGGAGCTGGAAAGAAGGACAAGGACATGGATGCATATCAGCACAAGCAGAATGGAGAGCGAAAGTCGCAACTCCCATTCCCATTCTTCTGGTTCCCTTTTGAAAATAAGCAGAAGGATGTTGGAATGGAGGAGAAGGAGAATGAGGGAAGTAAGAAGGTTGATGCTACTGCAATGATTGTTCCAACGAAGCAGGCTGAGAGTAGTGACAATGGAACCAGAGTTAATGAAGGTAAATCTGCTGCCCCAGGTGTTCTAGAGCGAAAGGAAAAAGATGCTAATCAGAAAGTCATACCGGTGAAGCAAATGGAGCTACCTAAAAAGGAGGATGACTCTGAAGACACTAAGAGAAGAACAAGAGAAGTCCCTGTGAAGCATGTGGATGACAATTTAGCTAACAAATCTTCTGGTAGCAGTGCTCAAAGCCAGTCCTCTTCCCCAAAGAAGACAACGAAGCTACCTCCTGTTTGTCTGAGAGTTGATCCTTTACCAAGTAAGAAGAAGAATGGTGGTGGTAGTTCCAGATCTCCTAGTCCTCCCGGTCATAAAAAAGTCCAAAAAGAGACTTCAACCGACACTGCCAAGGCCTCTGCTCCGTGTAGCTTGCCAGAGAAGTTACAACAAACTCAACAGCCCCACGATTGTATTTCAAACCATGGAAAGGAGGTGGCACCATCCAAGGTGGAGAAAGTTATTGAGGTAGCTGATAAGGGAATCAGCGAAAAAAAAGATTCAATGCATGCATCTCAGATTCCTGTTGATTGTAAAGAGGCTTCTACTAAGCCAACGGTTGGGAAAGCCGGAAAAGATGGAAGTAAATGCGAGTTCAATGAGGATCAAGGAACAGGGAAGAGTGGAGATACAACAGCTCAGAATGTGGAAGAGGGGAAGAATACTACGGAGTCTGCTAAATCAGATGCTGCTGGAAGTAACTTCCAGAAAAAGAGGCTATCAGATGTAGCAGCTGCTGTCCTTATTCAATCTGCCTGCCGTGGGTTCATGGTGAGGAGGTGGGAACCATTGAAGAAACTGAAGCAGATAGCTGAGCTACGTGAGCAAGTGAATGAAATTCGGAATCAAATCACATCTCTGGAGAGCTCTGATCTCAAGAAAAATGACAATCAACGAGTGGCAATTGGAGAAACCATCATGAGACTTCTTCTAAGACTGGATTCGATTCAG GGTTTGCTCCCTAGTGTGAGAGAGATAAGAAGATCCTTGGCAAGGGAGCTTGTACTTCTGCAGGAAAAGCTTGATGATATAACGTCCAAGAAATCACAAGATACAGCAGAAGAGGCTTCCATTGTTAAAACTGTGGAAGAGATCAATTCCAATGGAAACACCAGTGTCTACATGTCGGAGCAGCAAGTAGAGGAAGCAGAAAAAGTTCATGAAGAATTCCCTGCTGGTGTCAGCGGTAACAGTCAAGTTGACACAGAGCCTTGCCAGGGGCAGGTGACACACACCATGGAATCGCTCCCAGTGGAAGTCAAGGTACCAGAACTCCCTGAACATAGAGAGCTGGACACAGCATCTGAGAACAGTCCGTACGAACTACCTGTG CCTGATGCTGGACAGGCAGTGGTGGCAGATCCGGTAGTGGCCAGTGATGCTGCTGATCATGAGCAATGTGGTGAAGCTCCCTCTCCGGCCGAAGACAAGGCAGACCATAGTGTGGTTTCCGCTCCTGAACTTCACGCGATACCTCCAGAGTCGATTGAGGAGTTGTGCGACGTTGCAGTTGACAATGAACCTGCCGCCTCAGAGCCTGAAAAGGTTGAACCATTAGAGATGAGCAAGTGTGAATTGGAACAAGGTGGAGAGGTAGAAATCACGATGTCACCAGATATTGCTTCTCCAATCGCCACTGATAATGTGATTGATGAGAAAGAAGCGGTAATTCAGGAGCAGGCAGACGCAAAACTGCCACTAGGCAAAACCGCTGGAGACAGTGGTGCAGTATCTGAGTTGAAAAAAGATGAAGAAGTCCGTATAGAGAAGGAGAATGAAATCTCAGAAAGTGAAGAGGAAAGTCAAGGAGTACCTCTACCACAGCAACTACAAGAGGGTACAATGAAGGAGGGATGTGAAGTTGATAAGGGATTTCGAGTACTTGATCCAGAAGCCGAGCAACAGCACCAAAACGATGCAAATAAAGATGGTCTTCTGCCGGTGGTCTCTCAAACATTCGAATCCCAAGCATTGAACTTACCTGTTGAGACAAGCACTCATGATGTGTGGCATGAAAATGGACCTTCAGAGCTAATTGATGGTGGTGATACTGGCTTTTTGATATTGGGTGATGCCGACATGCCTAATCAGGATGAAGTACGAGTGGAGAGAAGTGGAGAAGAGTCGGAAGACTATAAGAACTTGCAAGTAGTAACAGTAGAAGACAATACAGAGATGCAAGAGAGCAAAGCTGAAAGCAGGGACGTTGATAAGGAACAGTCAAATGCTGCTGACCACGCCAAAGAGAATGTCCTCCTCGAAAAGAGCGAGTCATTGCCTGCACCATCAATTGCAACCGAGGTTTCCTCCGGTGATGGAATTGTCGCGGGAGTCGAAGGTGCCAGAAAGCTAATCGAGGAGAATGAGAAGCTGAGGGAAACAATGCAGACGTTAATGGTAGCAGGAAAAGACCAGTTACAAGTGATATCCGACCTCACCGGTAGAGTGAAGGATTTGGAGAAAAAGCTGGCCAAGAAGAAGAAACTAAGGACAAGAAGGTGTAGTAGGGCAGCAACATCTCGGTCTTCCTGTGTCAAGCCATCAAGCAATCCCTAG
- the LOC101301717 gene encoding basic endochitinase-like, which yields MAALITKFCSQALIIFLLILPSLVSKSCAASIVVYWGQNGGEGTLTDTCASGRYEIVNIAFLSQFGNGQTPLINLADHCDPASNGCQRFSNEVRNCQNQGIKVLLSIGGAGGSYTLSDEDDARRVADYIWNNFLGGQSNSRPLGDAVLDGVDFDIEMGVPHYDALARKLSEYSTSSRKVLLSAAPQCPFPDQLLNGALTTGLFDYVWVQFYNNPQCEYSSSNFDTFKNSWNQWNNIDARFFFVGLPASQAAAGSGYVPSNDMINQVLPFVKMSGKYGGVMLYDRFQDIQTGYSTQIQGSI from the coding sequence ATGGCTGCCTTGATCACCAAGTTTTGTTCTCAAGCTCTCATTATCTTCCTTCTCATTCTCCCTTCCTTGGTTTCCAAGTCATGTGCTGCAAGCATTGTGGTTTACTGGGGTCAAAATGGAGGCGAGGGCACACTAACAGACACATGTGCATCGGGGAGATATGAAATCGTCAACATTGCATTTCTCTCCCAATTTGGCAATGGCCAAACTCCTTTAATCAACCTAGCCGATCACTGTGATCCGGCATCCAATGGCTGCCAACGCTTCAGCAATGAAGTCAGAAACTGCCAAAACCAAGGGATTAAGGTCCTGCTTTCAATTGGTGGTGCCGGTGGGAGCTACACACTATCAGATGAAGATGATGCTAGGCGTGTAGCAGACTACATTTGGAATAACTTCTTAGGAGGACAATCAAACTCGAGGCCTTTAGGTGACGCGGTCTTAGATGGGGTGGATTTCGACATTGAGATGGGTGTACCTCACTATGATGCACTGGCTAGGAAGTTATCCGAGTATAGCACAAGTAGCCGAAAGGTACTCTTATCTGCAGCACCACAATGCCCATTTCCTGACCAGCTCCTCAACGGTGCATTAACTACAGGCCTATTTGATTATGTTTGGGTTCAATTCTACAACAACCCACAATGTGAATATAGCTCTAGTAATTTTGATACCTTCAAGAACTCATGGAACCAATGGAACAACATAGACGCTAGATTCTTCTTTGTCGGGCTTCCAGCTTCGCAGGCAGCTGCTGGCAGTGGGTATGTGCCTTCAAATGATATGATAAACCAGGTGTTACCATTTGTTAAGATGTCTGGCAAGTATGGAGGTGTCATGCTCTATGATAGGTTTCAAGATATCCAGACCGGATATAGTACTCAAATCCAAGGCAGTATTTAA